In the genome of Vigna unguiculata cultivar IT97K-499-35 unplaced genomic scaffold, ASM411807v1 contig_362, whole genome shotgun sequence, one region contains:
- the LOC114171775 gene encoding uncharacterized protein LOC114171775, with amino-acid sequence MVVPPFGCGRLILLWELARTLHLCGGCIKLGIPCLLQSLSAANSMESETINRSVNVNVNVDDNIHNQIANDPQEPPSVNNEDSEVQKETKKAKTTTSEVWNYFSKVGVKDGKEKAKCNACGQEYVIGLTRFLTRPVVSQPV; translated from the exons ATGGTGGTGCCTCCATTTGGTTGTGGTCGTTTG ATTCTTCTTTGGGAACTAGCCAGAACATTGCATCTTTGTGGTGGCTGCATTAAGCTTGGAATCCCCTGCCTGCTGCAATCATTGTCTGCTGCAAATAG CATGGAATCTGAAACTATTAATCGAAGTGTGAATGTGAATGTTAATGTTGATGATAATATACATAATCAAATTGCTAATGACCCACAAGAACCACCTTCTGTAAACAATGAAGACAGTGAAGTTCAAAAAGAAACTAAGAAAGCTAAGACAACTACCTCTGAAGTTTggaattatttttctaaagttgGAGTAAAAGATGGTAAAGAGAAGGCCAAATGTAATGCATGTGGGCAAGAATATGTTATTG ggctCACTCGTTTTCTGACCCGgcccgtggtgagccaacccgtgtga